In Engraulis encrasicolus isolate BLACKSEA-1 chromosome 24, IST_EnEncr_1.0, whole genome shotgun sequence, a single genomic region encodes these proteins:
- the hmx2 gene encoding homeobox protein HMX2 codes for MSNSEDSGSKCSPAPISSFTIQSILGTPSESARSAGKESCKPPQPRKRTLSVSSEEECSGGEDCFCSDPGLPETCNRHQPLSFPCLGATKGLISGQEGLERRPHLTQPLLQDYRDEQEGTCSQMSPMSEDRQRDGSDKANGAAKKKTRTVFSRSQVYQLESTFDMKRYLSSSERACLASSLQLTETQVKTWFQNRRNKWKRQLSAELEAANMAHASAQTLVGMPLVFRENSLLRVPVPRSIAFPTPLYYPGSSLPALPLYNLYNKIDY; via the exons ATGAGTAACTCTGAGGATAGCGGAAGTAAATGTTCTCCCGCCCCAATCTCCAGCTTTACCATCCAGTCAATATTGGGCACGCCGTCCGAAAGTGCTCGCTCTGCGGGGAAGGAGAGCTGCAAGCCACCGCAGCCGAGGAAACGCACCCTCTCGGTGTCATCGGAAGAGGAATGCAGCGGAGGGGAAGACTGCTTCTGCTCAGACCCAGGTCTACCTGAGACATGCAACCGACACCAACCCCTCAGCTTCCCCTGTCTCG GTGCTACAAAAGGACTAATATCTGGCCAAGAAGGCTTGGAGAGGCGGCCGCATTTAACGCAACCCCTGCTGCAGGATTATCGAGACGAACAGGAGGGGACATGCAGTCAAATGTCGCCCATGTccgaggacagacagagagatgggtcgGACAAAGCGAACGGCGCTGCCAAGAAGAAGACGCGCACGGTGTTCTCCCGGAGTCAGGTGTACCAGCTGGAGTCGACGTTTGATATGAAACGCTATTTGAGCAGCTCCGAGCGGGCCTGTCTCGCCTCCAGCCTTCAGTTAACGGAAACTCAGGTGAAGACGTGGTTTCAGAACCGGAGGAACAAATGGAAGCGACAACTCTCTGCGGAATTGGAAGCCGCAAACATGGCGCACGCCTCGGCGCAGACTCTAGTTGGAATGCCGCTAGTTTTCAGAGAGAATTCGTTACTCAGAGTTCCGGTTCCAAGGTCTATTGCATTTCCAACCCCACTGTACTACCCAGGAAGCAGTTTGCCGGCATTACCTTTGTACAATCTTTATAACAAGATTGACTATTGA